The Hippoglossus hippoglossus isolate fHipHip1 chromosome 4, fHipHip1.pri, whole genome shotgun sequence DNA window CAGTGCTGTAAAAAAGACCTTGACCTCAACCTGTGACAAATAATTTTCTCCTATTAATGGCCACTGACATCATTCTAATACCTCACAACATAGTGTAATTCATATTGGCACCGTAGCACGAATGTGTCTCTATGGACCTTGACATGATACCTGACGGTTTGCTAATGTTCACACAATCCATAATTTTTAAGTGCATTTAGTTAAGTGGCAAAATTACCCCAAAACACAGAAGCCTTCTAAGGAAGATGCAACTCATGGAGTAACCCTAACACTTTAAAAGGTAGAGGGTTTCAAGTTCTCTGAATCCTGAGATAAATATTAAGGTCTTTAGTTTGCTTTGACTCATTTTTGTCTATGTTGTTCTGTGCTGTTCTCAGTTTGCTGTAAACAACTGACACTTCAGTGTAAAATCCAAGTCAGCACCAGATGATGTCAGTAAAAGAAAACGTAATGAATAAAAGAAcaggctgtgttgttgtgaaagccTGAGATTAAACTTACCTTTAATGTGACAGTGATGACCATAACCGTAAAGACCAGCGTTCCAAATGTCCAGTTTCCAAACATCTATGAACAAACATTACAGTCAACATTACTAAACAGTGAAATAGTGCCTATGTTGacttacatacatacatattacCATAACCAAAGAAGTGGTAATATATTGATATGATAACATATCCTAACATGTGGTGTTGTACTGCTTCTACAGGATAAGAACCAAAGTTAACAAGATGTTTGGTATAACGGTGCCTATAATGAGTCCCTGCCCTCCCACTGTGTCACTGCCACTGGAAGCTCCACTTCATATGAGAATCACTCGACTTGGTGTTTaagagctggggggggggattgtttCTGTTGTCATCCAATTCAAGACACTGCTGGAGTCACAGCTCTGAAAACTAATAGTGAGTAATGTGAGTGACTAACAGAGAGAAACTCAGGGCGGTAAGACAACAGCTCTGGGCCCTTTAATGGAAAGTGTTCAAGCTGTAGTTCATTTATATCATAAGTTAAAAAGTCCAAGTCTTTTACAAACTATCATCCCtgtttccatttgtttatttatccatCTGTTGATCCTTGAACCATCACAGCTGTTAAAACCACTCGTGAGGCCCTGGTGTCACTTTTCATTAACCTTTCACCTCATGCAgtcttttatatttcaaacatATGTACTGGCCGTGGTTATTCTAAAAAGTCataaatattacaatatataaTCAAGTTGGTTGATGCAGCAGGGTGGGAAACAAATTCTCTCTGCATCTGTCGGCCCATGAGATAAATCTAGAATATATAATTGCACatgaaactataaaaacaatattttgtgatgatgaatgtatgtgtgaatgcgTATGACTTGTTACAGTCTGTGGAAAATGAACGGAAACCTGATCATATACTTGAGCCTGACTAATTTATTGGTGGACTAATGaaaaatcataaatattaaataattgcCATAAAACTCCTCATCTCAAtgtttcaaaaatgaaaaactgaatcTTTTTTGTATTAGACAGCAACACATCTTCCTGATAAGTCTCATTTAACCCCCCAAGGAGACATGCATTCAGCTGTAGAGCAGACTCTTACCAACTGCCTGTTAGCTCGCAAGATCTGAAGACATGCACAGCGTGAAggcagaaggaaaaaaagagtaaTCAACAAAAGATAGAGGAAAataaccagagagagagagacagagagcaataTGAGTGCTTGCTGAAATACCAAACTTTAGACAAGATATGCAGTgggaaaggaaagagaagaaaactgATTTTGTGAAGAACCAGAGACACAGAAGATATGACAAGAAGAAAGGGTCAAATTACAAGAAATTGCTTAGTAACAAGTGAGTGACAAACATGCGCTATTTAAGAGGCTGTTAAATACAGAGACGGAATGAGGGAGGGGAGAGTAAGTAACTGCAGAGGAACCAGCAGGCAACAAGTACCATCAATAATTCATcataacatgcacacaaacgTTATCTTGCTTTTCTTTACTGCCTGTCATGTTTGCCCTCAAGCAACATTTCCCTAGTATGGTTTTGAAAAGATCTTCTCAGCGGGGATTCCGACAGAATAAAAACCATGCAGtacatcttctctctctctcactcacacacacacacacacacacacacacacacacacacacacacacacagacctgtccGTTGCCCATAAGCGTGGTGTCTTCTCCCATCAGTATGTACGATccaaagaagaagatgaaggcgTGACAGAAGCCCAACAAAGTCCAGTACAGGAAGGTCCGAAAAGACAGCAGAGCGTTTTTGCTTATGTCCCTGTAGGATGTAAAAACATTATACTTTACTTTAGAGGACTGAGTAACAGTTCAGTGTAACACTTTACTATTAAGATGGGTAAGTTGTTAATAATTTACAGAATgattcagaaaacatttcataacaTGTAAATCAAACATTACGTACATGGCAACAAACTCAAACTACTTGATCTAAATTAAATGTTGCTCGAAATCTCTCTCAGCCACCTTTGCTAAAGTAGCTTCCCACAAACGCTCGATCAACAGGCTTACCTGTACAGGCCAGGTTTGTTCTGCAGGACGTGTGGATGGACCAGCTGTTCAAACAGGCTGAACACCAGTATGGGCAGCGAGGTGAAGCAGATGTTGTACAGTGTCAGATACACACTGTCGTACAGAGTCTGGGATGACGAGACAACATGTCACTCAACACAAGCTTATCAACTTTATCCACAGCTCATCGAACCAAACATGATAGGCAGGGATGTTGAAGAGCCAGATATATTATACGAATCAAAATATAATTGTGGCAATATACTTTCTGTGTGGATCTGTGCTGTTTTTCAGGTATTTTTATCCCAAgatgagacaaaacaaacaaaacataatgaaaaaggTGAGACATAAAGTTACTTACTtgttgtgaaaacaaacagaagaactGGTATAAAAACTGCGGcgtaataaaacacacattctagaaaagagagacacagaaagaaatgTTATATGAGTTGCAGTGAAGGAGACGTGATTAAACACAATCTTGATAAAGGCTCATCTAAAACATTTTCTATAAATAagaacataaatacaaaataaaaacgttTGTTTGCTGGTATTTGCATCAGTATCTGAATCTACTGCTATCAAGTCTAAGGAATACTCACAAGCTAAGAATGATCACAGAATCTTGTACTCAGTTGAGGCATGTATttgaattaataaatcaaaattcAAAACTTTCACTTACCTTGTAGAAAAAGTACTGTACAAGCGTAGCTATTCGAATGTAGTAGAAGTGACCGTGGACCAGCAGTAGTTTAGCCAGGAACCTAAACCTGGCAATTGCATAGTCACTGTTTCTCACGGCCTGACGACCCTCCTTCCCCATGATAcctggaggagacacacacagacatgttagAGAAGAAAGAGCAGTATGTAAGTTGAGTGTGacaccattgtgtgtgtgtgtgtgtgtgtgtgttgagttgtTACCTATGCCCACGTGGGCTTCCTGTATCATACTGACATCATTAGCTCCATCTCCAATAGCTAAGGTGATGGGTTTCTCCGGAGATGTTTTGAAAAGACGTACCACCTGGACAGAAAACAGTAATACTGATTTCTGGATTGAGTTtcagagcaaacacagagcAAGAATAGAAACTTTGACTTTACTAAAACAATGACAGTTTGTGATTTAGCTCATGTCAGAATATTGTCAAAATCGAAAGATTCATTACTCTCCAAAAGTAAGTTTTGTTGAGGTGAGTGGTGTGAGCGGCAAAGCACTGGTACCTTTGCTTTCTGTAGTGGGGCCATGCGGCAGCACAACACCGCTGAACAGTTTTTACACACTTCCATAAAGAGCTTCTCATGCTCCCTCAATGCTAAAGAGAGACTGGCTCCATCCACGACCAGCCCGTGCTGTATGACATGGTCCTCCTTTATCCTGAGAACATACAGAACAAGTCAgaaaaattaattaatcaaatgaTTGGTATCCAGAGTCTATTCTATATATCTCAGAAGGAGGATCACACGCTCACCTCCTGGCCAGTATGCGGAGCTGCTCGGCACACTCGTTGTCTGAGCGCTGCTGCAGAAGCTCCAGGATGTTCATGGTTCGGTGGAAGTGACCACAGGACAGGCTGACACTGACCGCTGTTTCATGTTTGTCCCCTGTCAGCACCCATACTTTGATCCCCGCCAGCCGCAAAGCCTCAATGGTCTCCTGCACTTTGTCTTGGAGTCTGAGGGacacgaggaggagagagaataaaCTCCATGTGCATGTTTGATATATTGTACAGTACAAAAACATTCAAGTGATTCCTTTATAAGATTAAACCAGGTCAACTCTCAGGTGATATGAACCTAAAGGATATTTAGTTTTGTACTTGTGGGTGAGGTGacattcagacctggtgtttTTGTTGCTTAGCGCTTAATGTGGTCACACCCTGGAGGCTTGTTAGTAAACTAGAGCGCTCGTAATTCAACAAGACTAATTAGATGAATGTAGGGTGCATTTTCCCTGAAGCTTCTTTTATTGGACAGGTTAAGTCTGAGTGTGGACAAACAGGTTTTGAGGAAACCaagcaacaaataaacaaacaaatatggtTTGACAAATAGGAAGTTGAACAGACGTCTTAAACagcaaaatataaaactaaaggATCGAAGCATCCATGacctttttctctgtctgttatTTACAGCATCTCTTAGAGCCTGACCGATTTGTTGGCTGGCCGATAAAATGAATACGATATAATATTACCATGActatcaggtttttttttctggactaaaaaagagagaaggaattCCTGGTGTTGTCTTCCATAATAGATGAGATCCTCTGATTGTGACCATATGTGCCTGAGGAGGAATTCATCCCAGATAGAAAAACAgatcagcagagaggagagagagaggggggggggagcgagagaGGATGGGGTGGGCTGGGGGGCAGAGATATAAATGGAGTGGGAGAAGCGCGAGGCTTATGCGAGGAGCAGATGGTGAGCGGATGCAAACACATATCAACATTCATTTCCAGAGAGGCTCAGCGAGGTGGCGTCTCCATCTCCCCGCAGACTGTACGTTGGTCCACTGTTAGATTCTCCCTCCCACTGTTGAGCTGTCTGTTCCTAGCACTGTGTTATCTACTGTTTTATAAAGCACTACTTTTTCTATTTGGGACTTTCTGCTTTggcatttattaaaaacagaaataacttGGTTGGGTATCAGCCCTTTAGTTTTGTGGCTGCAATGAGCTGTAGGTCTCATTCTAAGCACATTGAAAAGTGCACTTACAGCTTAAAGAGTAAAACATGTTAGTACTGTATAAGAGAAACAGTTGTTAAAAGTAACAATGTGGATTTAAACCATACGCTTTACCCAGTGGCAATAGGATATTTACTAATTGCCAGTTGCAACacatgatataaaaacatatattacaTCATGCTGTATGTTGGGGAGTTAAAGTGGCTTTCACATCATAGTAAATCACATGTATTATAATTGGCTTTACTTTAATGGAATAGTTTGATGGTTTATTCAATTTCCTGAGACTATGTGATCGATACCACTAATAGCCAGCAGgtgattagcttagcataaagactcAAAATGGGGGAAACAGCAAACCTGAATCTGTcttaatatatttaaacagtACCTCTAAACAGTGCTCATTAATAAACATGTCATGTCTGACATTATATGGAAGGTGAatatctttttacatttcatttagctgaatCTTTGCTTCTGGACAAATCCCAGGTAGCCAATTCCACCAATTCCACTTTTTATCATAAACTAACACAAGCACATGCTGGCTCCAGCTTCCTATTGAGCGTACTGACATCAGTCACAGAACCGAGGCACAGACACCACAGTGTTTGTCCTGTTTGTCTGTAATGCTGCCAGTTTGGAAGACACTGACAGGTTGACAAGCGTTTTTCCATTGTATTGATTTGTGAATGTAACAAAATCAAGTATCAAGGGCAACAATAATATCATAATCGTGCGATTATGTAAATGTTCATACTTGTCCTCCACCCCTGTTGCTCCCAGGACCTGCAGGTCTTTCTCGATGTAGCTGAAGGCCTCCTGaagtctctcctccctctgctgcagagcagTGCGGGCGCCATTCAGTCGCCTGTCCAAATCGATGTACTCCTCTGGGCTGAAGTGACGACATGCGACCACCAGGGTCCGCAAACCTTTCTGCGGTCggaggaggggggtgagggatgggaagagaaaaacaagagataTGAGAGAGCATGTAAGACGAGATATAATGacaacaaaagataaaataaagataaatattaaaGGAAAAGTTCATGTGGAAAGGAACAGTAGGTCAAGAGGATATGGGAAAGGAATATGAATAAAtgagaaataacagaaaaacaaattatcAAAGCTTGGCTTTAAATCAGGGAACCGGCCTGAGGGGTCAACGACCACAAATCAACCCAGACCAGAGCACCGACTCCTGGGTACTGATGTCGGATTACATGATGTGGGGGCCAGATACgcctgtttctgtttgtgagtgtgtgtgtgtggctgttgtAGTGAAGAATTTACAGTCTAATGGGAACAGAGAACGACAGAGCCAGAAGTAATTACTACAATGTTGTCAAATGTCAGGCCTACACATGAACACGCACAAAAGAACGTGTGCTTGAGGAAATATTTTCAGAgtcaaatatttgaattattcatCATAATATTCAGACATTCTCTGACGTGTTTAGTTGAGTAAACAGTTTGTTCAATCAATGTGACTCCAGTTCATCAGCACATTCACAGAAAGTCATATTTAATgcttcacagtaaaataaatgagcagctgctggatgatggttttatgttttgttattgaTTTTATGATGTTCGATCTAATAAACTGATGGATTTGGAATTATTTGCTGACCAATAACCACTGAATAGAAATTAGTAATCAAACGATGAAGAAAGACTCTCAGACACAAGAAGTGCATTtcaattaaaaaccaaaaacaaatgaCTCCTCACCAGTGCAAACTCATCAACGTGCAGTCTCGTCTTCTCTATCTCACCACTGGTGCTGAAAGGCAAGATGGCGGACTCTGCTCCCTTGGTAAACAGCACTTGACCTCCTTAAAAGTCAggacatgcaaaaaaaaaaaaaaacatgcttatattcatatataatatgtaatatgtatatattcaaCCATATTATCAAACTGCACTTGCTATATTCCGTAAATTATATCAGTGAGTGGAAATTTGTGAGGTAGGTTGGATAAAAATTGTCTTTTGAATGCACTAGATCTACCATTTCCAAAAAGTGCAGAGAGGTAGAACATAGTGTTACCTGAGGGAGTCTGGAGTATGACGCTCATCCTCCTGCGATCAGCATCAAACTCTAACACGTGGAGCAGTTTGTACCTGAGTGAACAAAGACAGCATTTTTGGACTGAGCAGTTATGCACTTAAATAACTGAACACAAGAAGGGTAACTTTAAGACATATGAACAAAGGATACCAAGAAAATAAGTTTCACTTCACAGCCAACAATAATATTTTGAGTATTTGTGATATTTGGAGAAACTCAGGGTGAGACGTACTTCTCTAACTTGCCAAATGTTTTGATTTCCAGGGTGTCTCCGCTGCTGCCACTGAAGGCCACTCCGATTCTGGGAAAAAGGAGGACAGAAGTTATTGATTAAAATTCTCTGGAGAACGAAGACTTTGACCTTCAAGTTATCAGAAATATGagcctttgaaaaacaaaaaactgtaacTTTCATCCATTGCCCTTCCTCAGGCCATTCAATCATCAATCTTTCTCAGTTTATGTCATGTGCTCAGACTGTAGGACAAAGGTGGTGAATCCTAATAAAACTCAGGTGAACCAATAGAAAACCAAGCCTCCAAACAAGGCAATACAATCTAGGaccttgttgttgaaatgtgccaGCCCAGAAAACGTTCCAACATATTCAGTCTGATCATGGTTGTGTATTCTGAGGTCAGGGCTCCGACTGTGTCGCCTTTTGCTTTATATCATCACGGATGCTCTGTGGTTCAGTGGAGCACGGAGCCGCAGGGTCATGGGTGCAGTCCCTAACCGCTCAACATAATTTTATTTAATGGTTCGAAAAACTGCATTGACAAGAATTACTGACTTGATGCACCATTAAAATCTTGACACATCAGTCTGAGAATTTAAGATGGGTGCTACACAGCCACATTTCCTAATCATCAATTCTCCACGGTTTtctgcagagatggaggagtttttcatttcttctccaGCTTCTACAACGACCCGTTTTGCACAGGTATAGTAGAATCTCTAATTTTTCAACCACCCCCTTGACATCAAGTTGCTGCCTGTGCTGGATTTCTGGGAGCAATAAAATAAGTGAGTGAGGAAAAAGTCCCACTTTTCATTTAGCCAGCACTCCGACCTCCACAAGGATTTTAATGTCCCTCAGCAGCTGACAGTCAGGAGAGGTAGAGCGGCACGTAGACTTTAACCTTACGTCTACAGCCAGGATTTATATAAATGCAATTAAAATGCCTATATATTGTGACAGGTAATTTCTGGCCCCAATAAAGCCGTAATTCCTCTATTATACCAATAGTAGCCTGAGACTAAAAACACTGGACACTTTCAACTCAAACTTTACAAATAGTTTTACCACGTTTTGTTACTATACTCGACATCCTCACATAGACAATAAAGCCTGAAATTACCTGTGTTGTAACAATCACACATATTTTAGATTTGGTAAAACTACAAGCTCTTCCTTTATTGGTACCTTTGGTCAATGTCAGCTCTCATCTATTACCATATTTCTAGGTTCTAAATTAGATTTCGACATGTGTATTATTTACAAAAGAAGAGAAGTCTGTCATGAGGCCTCACCTCTTCGCTGCCTCTACTAAAGCTTTCTCGTCTGGGGAAGAGGCATAGTACTCCATGTGATTCGAAGAGAAACCGTTTGTGTGGGAGAACGGGTCTCCTCCAACCAGGCAGTCGGGTTGGTCGTAGCTGATGTGAACCGTGTGACACAATGCCACCGCCTGGAGAAATAACAATTCCTCACCGATCTGTCAGGAGAGAAGACAGggaaagatgagagaggaagaaacatcTTGGGTGATGACCTTTCGCAGTTCTAAGTCTTAGCTGCACAAGTGTGTTAGTCTAATTATCTATAACTGAGTATATAACAAGCCAAAGGAATGAGTGAGCTTGTTTGAtactgtgtgtctttgtgtgtctgccaaGAGAAAATGCAtgtaatgtgtgtatgtatgagagTTACCAGGTGAGGCATAGAACCATCCGGTGAATCGTCAGTCATTCCCTCTGGAACCAGTTTGCCGTTAACCTCCCGGTACTTTGTTCCATTAATGGAACACTCACGGAAATGCATCTCGTTTTCTGTTAGCGTACCCGTCTTATCGGTAAAAACATATTCCACCTggaagacagaaacacacaatagTGCACATGTAGGTTAGGTACGACtgaaggagaggcagagatgttgtaaataataaacaaacgCCAGAATTATCAATTAATCATATCGGTTCTTAGacttttgctgtgtgtgtgagtgtgtttgagtgtgtgtgtgtgtacttcttCTCCATACCTGCCCCAGCTCCTCATTGAGGTCAGAGGTGTTGACCTGAGCTTTCTGGTCAGTTTCCTCGTGGTAAAGGTCCAAATCCCACCCAATGAAAAAGGAGCCCAGGAACTTCTGCATCTCCACGGTAACGTAGAGTGAGATGGGGATGATGAAGTTGTAGAGGACCAAAAATGCCAAGAAGTCCGAGATGAACTTTAAGATCTaaaggagacaggagagaatCACGTTTTTATTAGGATGACACACAAGAGCAGTGAAACTTAAACTTGACAATTGTAAACAGGGTGTGTTGTCTCAAACTATAAGAGGTAATAGTGAGACAGCAAAATAAATGTGCTTAATGCACATCTATTTCACACTAATGGTGCGTCAGCTCTAATCCTTTTAAATTAAAGCAGCCTGAGTATCACCAGCTATGCATAAGTGATAATAAGATGTGTGACCTGGAGTAATGAAAGTGTATGAGATAAAGTAATTGGTAAAAGGTTTAGACTGGAACAGGGTCAGCGTGACACTAAATCTAAAAACACAGCCATTGTTTTATTGCAGTTATTCGGCTCTGTCTCCAGGGAGCAGGATGTCCAGTTTACAACTTAGattctttttgtctctctgtcttaaTACATAGAGGCTGCTGACTGATTGGTGTTGGCAGGCAGGCTGATGGGCGAGCACACTTGTCCTGTGGCGGGCACTTCCTCTATTATGCCTAGTCACAAATTCTTGAAACACCAACCTCCGATTGTGTGTATACAAGAGGATTCAGACCATTGTACATCTTTATATCTTCACTAGCTTCATTTAAGTATATCCGCAGGTGACAAAAAGCCGAAAGATGAAAGTGgatgaaggtaaaaaaaaacataatgtcgAATATCTCACTTCCTCCTGTCTCTGCCGCTGATAGCCTGCAGTACTTACAAGAAACAAATCAATAAGAATGTGTTGAGCTGCTGCTTATTTCAAAGCGGACTAACCGgactgctgtttttctcttgttcagtCTTTTGGTTGTAGAAGGGCTCGTCCCACTTGTCCTCGGCCTGCCAGGCATACTTCAGGATGGTGCTGAGGACCGCCTCGAACAGCAGGATGCCCAGGTAGATGATTAGGAAGGTATTCATGGACCTGACACAGGGAATTATGTTAAGTGGAATGTTTTATTAAGTATATTCGGAAGCAGGAACTTGAGAGGCAACAGAAAAAGTGCTTACTTCTCCACTGCAGAGCGCTTCTGGGACTTGCACTTATAGTTGAGGGCCATCTTGGACTCCATCCCTGTGTAAACCGCCACACCTACAACAGCACAGTTGGTTTGTGAGACCATGGTCTATTGATAATGCGGATAAGACATCAAAATTCTCCATGTGTGCCTGGTAGATCCTTGGCTCTAGTTTCCCATGCCAAGCAATTACAACAACAGCATACACTATCTTACATTACAGTCAAACCCTTTTAATATCCAGTCCACGAGCACAGTCTTCAGTTAACATAATCTGACTTCAGCCATATGATAATGAGCAGCCTGCCCTTCCCATAATGTCCACAGAGCTCGGCCTTGTTTGTGTCTCAGTAAACAAAGCTGCATCAGCCTGTTCTCATGCCTCCAATCTCCACTGGAGGTAATTCACAAGCAATTTGTTCTCCAGCAActatattttgtctttcttcctctttctcaggTCAACTTGAAACTTCCCATTGCAGCAAACAGATTAACTTCATAGCTGCTTCCTTCTCAGTTGAATCATTTATTGTGCTTCTCACTGTACCGACTCACCAAAAATCTCtttggtatttttcaacctggcCCCTCGCAGCAGCAAATTCTCCGGACCTAGAGGTCTGACATAAAagcaaacataaaaatatataaatacaggcaAAGACAGATGTGGTTATATGACTCTGGTACTAACAAGACCTTGATACAAACAGTGCATGAGGCTCATACATATTTTGTAAACATAATTAATCATTCACATTTCATTATGCATTCTGCGAAATAACTCTCTTTTGAGTCAATGGGGATTTTGTAACATTATCCAGGGACAAAAAATCTTGGTCCTCTTCTAAAAGCCTGGAAAgtgtattaaaaaacaaatccacatgTTTTATCCTTCACTACTGTCCcaataaattagttttttgtagGTTTACAATATTTCAGCACCCTGTATTATCCTGTTCTGAATGTCTTTAGTTCCTCTTCCACATTTATAATTATTAGTTCAACCAGCTGGATAAATCTGATCTCACCTGACAATCTCCTCCCCGTGCTCTGTCACCGTGATCCGACCAACAAACCTGGAAAAGACCAAAGGAATTTAGGTTGAGTGGACTGAGAGAAGCAGTAAGAAACAGATGtgtgcgcacgcacacgcagagGAAGAAATCATGTACATTCATGAAATGATTGGAAAGGCTTTCACAGGCTCAGCAATAACCTGGTTAATGTaaagtctgtatttatatacagcCGGTCAGAAATCACATTTCTCCATTAGTCAGATTCTGACAGGCATGAGATTAATGTCTCTGCAGCCTGTGTAGTTTTACTGAGCATGTGGACTGACAGAGAACGAGCTCTGTGGGGATCAGCTTTTCTGTAACTGTGAGAGTGAATCAATGTTAACAAAAAGTAATAATGTTAAACAAAGGAAACAGGCAGATTCAGGGCTGATACTTTCGGCTTCAGCtggatttcattttgaaaacaatgaTGCATTA harbors:
- the atp11b gene encoding probable phospholipid-transporting ATPase IF isoform X1 is translated as MLRWIRQQLGFDPPHQSETRTVYVANRFPQHGHYIPQRFADNRIISSKYTIWNFVPKNLFEQFRRIANFYFIIIFLVQLMIDTPTSPVTSGLPLFFVITVTAIKQGYEDWLRHKADNEVNGAPVFVVRSGSLVQTRSKNIRVGDIVRVAKDETFPADLALLSSDRADGTCHITSASLDGETNLKTHYSVAETSVCQSVSRLESLQAVVECQQPEADLYRFVGRITVTEHGEEIVRPLGPENLLLRGARLKNTKEIFGVAVYTGMESKMALNYKCKSQKRSAVEKSMNTFLIIYLGILLFEAVLSTILKYAWQAEDKWDEPFYNQKTEQEKNSSPILKFISDFLAFLVLYNFIIPISLYVTVEMQKFLGSFFIGWDLDLYHEETDQKAQVNTSDLNEELGQVEYVFTDKTGTLTENEMHFRECSINGTKYREVNGKLVPEGMTDDSPDGSMPHLIGEELLFLQAVALCHTVHISYDQPDCLVGGDPFSHTNGFSSNHMEYYASSPDEKALVEAAKRIGVAFSGSSGDTLEIKTFGKLEKYKLLHVLEFDADRRRMSVILQTPSGGQVLFTKGAESAILPFSTSGEIEKTRLHVDEFALKGLRTLVVACRHFSPEEYIDLDRRLNGARTALQQREERLQEAFSYIEKDLQVLGATGVEDKLQDKVQETIEALRLAGIKVWVLTGDKHETAVSVSLSCGHFHRTMNILELLQQRSDNECAEQLRILARRIKEDHVIQHGLVVDGASLSLALREHEKLFMEVCKNCSAVLCCRMAPLQKAKVVRLFKTSPEKPITLAIGDGANDVSMIQEAHVGIGIMGKEGRQAVRNSDYAIARFRFLAKLLLVHGHFYYIRIATLVQYFFYKNVCFITPQFLYQFFCLFSQQTLYDSVYLTLYNICFTSLPILVFSLFEQLVHPHVLQNKPGLYRDISKNALLSFRTFLYWTLLGFCHAFIFFFGSYILMGEDTTLMGNGQILRANRQLMFGNWTFGTLVFTVMVITVTLKLAIETHFWTWMNHFVTWGSIAFYFIFSLFYGGIIWPFLHTQDMYFVFVQLLSSGSAWFAIIIIVITCLFPDVVKRVFYRHLQPTSTQKSQSLSAPAQTLSCVESLCCYQHGHSGCSRLARFLEQMTGQCPAGENHCPTSSSNNRWAGPRRLLTMIMKPTEPPPPPGFKNLDSSAECCSP